One genomic segment of Rhinopithecus roxellana isolate Shanxi Qingling chromosome 6, ASM756505v1, whole genome shotgun sequence includes these proteins:
- the UPP1 gene encoding uridine phosphorylase 1 isoform X2, whose amino-acid sequence MGIPSISIMLHELIKLLYYARCSNVTIIRIGTSGGIGLEPGTVVITEQAVDTCFKAEFEQIVLGKRVIRKTDLNKKLVQELLLCSAELNEFTAVVGNTMCTLDFYEGQGRLDGALCSYTEKDKQAYLEAAYAAGVRNIEMESSVFAAMCSACGLQAAVVCVTLLNRLEGDQISSPHNVLTEYQQRPQRLVSYFIKKKLSKA is encoded by the exons ATGGGCATTCCTTCTATCTCAATCATGTTGCATGAGCTCATAAAGCTGCTGTACTATGCCCGGTGCTCCAACGTCACTATCATCCGCATTGGCACTTCTGGTGGGATAG GTCTGGAACCTGGTACCGTGGTCATAACAGAGCAGGCAGTGGATACCTGCTTCAAGGCAGAGTTTGAGCAGATTGTGCTGGGGAAGCGGGTCATCCGGAAAACGGACCTGAACAAGAAGCTGGTGCAGGAGCTGTTGCTGTGTTCTGCAGAGCTGAACGAGTTCACCGCAGTGGTGGGGAACACCATGTGTACCTTGGACTTCTATGAAG GGCAAGGCCGTCTGGATGGGGCTCTCTGCTCCTACACGGAGAAGGACAAGCAGGCGTATCTGGAGGCGGCCTATGCAGCCGGCGTCCGCAACATTGAGATGGAGTCCTCGGTGTTTGCCGCCATGTGCAGCGCCTGCGGCCTCCAAG CGGCCGTGGTGTGTGTCACTCTCCTGAACCGCCTGGAAGGGGACCAGATCAGCAGCCCTCACAATGTGCTCACCGAGTACCAGCAGAGGCCGCAGCGGCTGGTGAGCTACTTCATCAAGAAGAAACTGAGCAAGGCCTGA
- the UPP1 gene encoding uridine phosphorylase 1 isoform X3, protein MQRNLKVTSLEPGTVVITEQAVDTCFKAEFEQIVLGKRVIRKTDLNKKLVQELLLCSAELNEFTAVVGNTMCTLDFYEGQGRLDGALCSYTEKDKQAYLEAAYAAGVRNIEMESSVFAAMCSACGLQAAVVCVTLLNRLEGDQISSPHNVLTEYQQRPQRLVSYFIKKKLSKA, encoded by the exons GTCTGGAACCTGGTACCGTGGTCATAACAGAGCAGGCAGTGGATACCTGCTTCAAGGCAGAGTTTGAGCAGATTGTGCTGGGGAAGCGGGTCATCCGGAAAACGGACCTGAACAAGAAGCTGGTGCAGGAGCTGTTGCTGTGTTCTGCAGAGCTGAACGAGTTCACCGCAGTGGTGGGGAACACCATGTGTACCTTGGACTTCTATGAAG GGCAAGGCCGTCTGGATGGGGCTCTCTGCTCCTACACGGAGAAGGACAAGCAGGCGTATCTGGAGGCGGCCTATGCAGCCGGCGTCCGCAACATTGAGATGGAGTCCTCGGTGTTTGCCGCCATGTGCAGCGCCTGCGGCCTCCAAG CGGCCGTGGTGTGTGTCACTCTCCTGAACCGCCTGGAAGGGGACCAGATCAGCAGCCCTCACAATGTGCTCACCGAGTACCAGCAGAGGCCGCAGCGGCTGGTGAGCTACTTCATCAAGAAGAAACTGAGCAAGGCCTGA